The Pirellulales bacterium DNA window GATGCAGCGCTGAATTCATCGACATGACCGATACACAAAAAACCGAGCACTCCGCCGGACTCGAATTGCTCGAGCAAAGCTGGGATGTAGTGGCCGGTTTCTTCGCCGGATTATCGAGCGGGATCGAGCGCGGCATTACGTCGCTGTTCGGTTCGTCGAATGCCCGGTTTGTCCGAAAGCTCCAGCCCAAAGTCGAGGCCATTGGCGCTTTGGAGCCGAAATATCAGGCGATGAACGATGAGCAGCTTCGCGCTCAAACGGTTGAATTCCGCGGCCGCCTTGCAGCGGGAGAATCGTTCGACGACATTTTGTTCGAGGCCTTTGCCGTCTGCCGCGAAGCCGGTCGGCGCTACCTCGGCATGCGGCATTTCGATGTGCAGTTGATCGGCGGCATGGTGCTGCATGGTGGGGCGATTGCCGAAATGGTGACCGGCGAAGGAAAAACGCTCGTTGCCACGCTCCCGGCCTATTTGAACGCTTTGGAGGGCAAGGGCGTACACGTCGTCACGGTCAACGATTACCTCGCCCGCCGCGATATGGAGTGGATGGGTCCGCTGTATCTCGGCTTGGGGCTCACGGTCGGCGCCATCCAGAGCAACATGGACTCGGCCGAGCGGCAGAAGGCCTATGCCTGCGATATCACCTACGGCACGAACAACGAGTTCGGCTTCGACTATCTTCGCGACAACATGCGTCCGGCCGCCCGCGGCGACAACCATTATCCCAAGCCGTTGCAGCAGGCCCAGGGCCCGTTGCATTTCGCGATCATCGACGAAGTCGACAACATTCTCGTCGACGAAGCTCGAACGCCGCTCATCATTTCCGGCCCGGCTCACGACGATGTGACCAAATATGCCAAGGCCGACCGTCTGGCCCGGCAGTTGAAGAAAGACGAGCATTTCGAGGTCAAGGAAAAGGAGCACACGGTCAATCTGACGGATGAAGGCGTGCGGGCGGCCGAAAAGCTTGCGGGCGTGGAAAGTTTCTACACCGCCGGCAACATGGAATGGCCGCATCTGATCGACAACGCTCTGAAAGCCCATCACCTCTATAAGCTCGACGTGAACTACGTCGTTCAGGAGGGCGAGGTAATCATCGTCGACGAGTTTACCGGCCGCTTGATGCACGGCCGCAATTGGAGCGACGGATTGCACCAGGCCGTCGAAGCCAAGGAAGGGGTGAAGATCAAGGAGGAAAGCCAGACCCTCGCCACGATCACGCTGCAGAACTTCTTCAAGCTCTACGACAAAATCTGCGGTATGACCGGCACGGCCATGACCGAGGCGGCCGAATTCTGGAAAATCTACAAGCTCGACGTGATCGCCATCCCGACCAACAAGGACATGAGGCGCATCAATCATCCCGATGTGATTTATCGCAGTGAAACCGAAAAATTCACTGCCATTGCCGACGAAATCGAGCATATCAACAAGTGGGACATGATCGAGCTCGCCGACGGCACGCAGTTCGCCGGCACGATCACGAAAGAAACGCCTGACGCGATCGATTTTCAATCCTCGGATCGCCGCACGAAGGAAACCTACCCCCGGGAAAAGATCCGAGAGATTCAGCACAAGGGGCGGCCGGTGTTGGTCGGCACCGTGTCGATCGAAAAGAGCGAACGGCTTGCTTCGCTGCTCGAACGGCGCGGCATTCCCCACGAAGTGCTCAACGCCAAGCACCACAAGCGCGAGGCCGAAATCGTTTCCCAGGCCGGGCGAAAAGGGGGCGTCACCATCGCCACCAACATGGCCGGCCGCGGCACCGACATCGTCTTGGGCGGCAACCCGGAAACCATGGCCTGGGCAATGCTGCAAGACAAATATCCGACGCGGCTCGACGTGCCGCCGGCCGAGTGGGAAGCCTTGGTGCGCGAGGTCGAACAGCGCGAGCAGATGAAGGACAACGGCCAGCAGGTGAAGGAGATGGGCGGCCTGCATATCATCGGCACCGAGCGCCACGAATCGCGCCGCATCGACCTCCAGCTTCGCGGCCGCTGCGGCCGGCAAGGCGATCCGGGCAGCAGCCGCTTCTACCTGTCGTTGGAAGACGACCTGATGCGCATCTTCGCCGGCGAATGGGTGAAAAACATCCTTACCCGCCTCGGCATGAAAGAAGGCGAAGCCATCGAAAGCCGGATGGTAAGCCGCCGCATCGAGGGCGCGCAGAAAAAAGTCGAGGAGCGCAACTTCGATATCCGCAAGAACCTGCTGGAATACGACGAAGTGATGGACGAGCAGCGAAAGCGCGTCTATGGCTATCGCCAGAAGATTCTCGACGGCGCCAATTGCAAGCAGTTGATTCTCGAAATGATCGACGGGCAAATCGATCACTATTTGAAAATCTTCCTCGATCCGCATTATGGCCAGGAGACATTTGCCACCTGGGCCGGCGGGCTGTTCACGTGCGAGATCGACTCGAAGCCGCTTGCGGGCCTCGATTTCACCGCCGCCGATCGCTATGTGCGCGACGAAGCCGAACGGGCCGCGGAGTCGCAGATTTTCGAAGCCGTCGAAGAAAAGCTTCCCGAGGGGGAAGAAGAAACCGAGTGGAATTGGGAAGATCTGGCCAAGTTTTCCAATCTGCGATGGAAAACCAATTTCCGCGATCGCGATCTGAAAAAGATTGGCCGCGACGAAGTGGTGCCGTTCCTCATCGAGCGCTCGCGCGAGGCGATCGCCAAGGTCGATCTGAGCGAAGGGGCGCGCTTCCTGGCCGATGGCTTCGGAGTGCAAACCGCCTGTGCCTGGGTGCAGCATAAGTTCGGCATCAAGCTCGATCCGGCCGACATGCGCAAAGTCGAGCTACAGGCATTCAAAGATATGGTCCACAGCCGGGGCGTCGCCGCCTACGAAGAAAAAGAAATCGAATACCCGGTGCTCGCCGGCATGGCCCACTTCATGAGCCATGAATCGTCGGGGCAGAAGCGGCTCGATCGCGACGGCCTGGCCGCCTGGGCTCGAAAGCGTTTCCAAGTCGAGCTGGACAACGACGAGCTGCGCGACAAGCAGCGCGACGAAGTCCGCGCGATGTTGATCGATAAAAGCCGCGCCTATCAGGCGAAGTTCGTCGAAGTGCTCGGCGAATTGAATCGCCGCGTCGAACAACTGCCCGCCGAACCGGTCTCGGCCACGGCGCTCGCCATCACCGACAAACACGCCGGCGGCCCGCACGCGAACGGCCATGCCGCAAACGGCCATGCTGCCGAGGATCAGCATCCCGGCGATCCATTCGTCGCCGCCAACGGCGCTCTCGGGTCCGTGCTGGATTGGCTGCACACGACGCTCGAACGGCCCGCTCCATCGCCGGCCGAATTCGCCCGATTGCGCCGCGAAGAATTGAAGAACCGGTTGGCCGTGGTGGTCGAAGATCGCTTCCGCCCTGAGATGCGGGTGCTCGAGCGATCGCTGGTGCTGCAGATTCTCGACACGGCATGGAAAGACCATCTGCTGGCGATGGACCATTTGCGATCGGCCGTCAGCCTGCGCGGCTGGGCACAAATCGATCCGAAGGTGGAATACAAGCGTGAAGGCATGCGCACCTTCGAGCAGATGTGGACGAGCGTCGGCGAGCGTGTTACCGATTTGATTTTCAAGATCGAGCAGTTGGATCAAGAGTTCGTCGGCTCAACGTGGAAAGAGAGCCGCGCGGTGCACGAAGAAGCGCCCGGCACGCAAGACATCGCCCGCCAACAGCAATCGGCGATCGACGCCAGCGAGACGCAAGCCAAGATCGAGCCGATCCGCAATCAAGGCCCGCGCCCCGGCCGCAACGAGCCGTGCCCATGCGGCAGCGGCAAGAAATACAAAAACTGCCACATGCGATCGGATCAACAGGGAGGCGCGAGGCGAACGGCGTAACGCCTCGCGCGGATCGCATCAGACCGACGCCGCCGCAACGCAAGTCCCTCGGTACTTCAGTCAAGGGTGAAAATGTGACACGTCGCCGGCGGAGCCGGCGGCAAGGATGCTAAAGAGAATTTCCGCGACCGAGTCGCGGCTTACGTAGACCGCCGCTCCGTGGCGGAAAACCCGCGAGGAAAATCGCGGGCCACTTTGGGAATGGAATCCCTCGATGGCCTATCTGCTCGACGCTTGTTATCTGCTGGCTCTCCTGCTGGCTTCGCCATGGCTCTTGTGGCGATCCTTGCGCACCGGCCGCTATCGCGAAGGATTCGCCGCGAAATTGCTCGGGCTCGTTCCTGGGCGCACCGGCCACGAGGCGTGCGTCTGGCTGCACGCCGTAAGCGTCGGCGAAGTGAATCTCCTAGGGACGCTCCTGACCGAGTTGGCCATCGAACGGCCGGATTGGCAATGCGTCGTCTCGACGACCACGCAAACCGGCTACGCGCTGGCTCGCCGGCGCTATCCCGATCTGACGGTCTTTTATTGCCCGCTCGATTTCAGTTGGGCCGTTCGTCGGGCGCTGCGGCGGATTCGCCCGACGCTGTTGGTTTTGGCGGAACTCGAGTTGTGGCCCAATCTGATCCGATTCGCTTCGGAGAGCGGTGCAAAGATTGCCATAATCAACGGCCGGCTGAGCCCGCGCAGCTATCGTGGCTACCGCCGGCTGTCGTGGTTGATTCGCCCGCTCGTCCGGCGGCTCGACGTGATCGCCGCGCAAAACGACGAATACTCCAGCCGATTTCTCGCGCTCGGCGCCGGTCCGGAGACGGTGCGCACCACCGGTTCGATGAAGTTCGACCGTGCGCAAACCGATCGCGCCAGCCCGGCCGTTGTTCGATTGCAGAAGCTGGCGGGCTTCGCGGCCGACGACACCGTGTTTCTCGCCGGTAGCACCCAGGAACCGGAAGAGCTGCTGGCGCTTGATGTGTTTTCCCGCCTGCGCGAGGCGCATCCGAAACTGCGGCTCGTGCTCGTGCCGCGGCATCCCGAGCGATTTCAAGGCGTCGCGGCGAAACTCGTCGCGGCGGGCGTGCGCTGGCAGCGCCGCACGGAATTGGATTTCAGCGGACCGGATCCGAAAGCGCGCGTGCTGTTGGTCGATAGCGTCGGCGAATTGAGCGCCTGGTGGGGTACCGCCCGGATCGGTTTCGTCGGCGGGAGTTTGTCGAGTCGCGGCGGCCAGAACATGATCGAGCCGGCCGCCTTCGGGGTCGCCACGTCGTTCGGGCCGAACACGCAGAACTTTCGCGACGTGGTGGCCGCACTGCTGTCGGCCGAGGCGGCGGTGCAAGTGGCCGATGGCGAGGCGTTATTCGAATTCGTGCGAGGCTCGGTGGAAGATCCGTGCCATGCCGCGGCGCTCGGCAGGCGAGCGCAGAGTTTCGTCGCCGCGCAGCGCGGCGCCACGCGTCGCACGCTGGACTTGCTCTTGCCCCTGGCCGATTCTCCGCCGGCCCGAAAAGCCCCGTCGCGCGAGGCCGCGTAATCGAATTTTGGCTTATTCCACCAACCACGTTTTTCTTTCGCTCAAACTAAAGCACTCACAACCACGGATGGAACCATGAACACCGCTTCCACGGATCGCTGGTATTGCCGCTGCACGGCTCGTAACAGCATGCTCCGCCGCTGCATTGCCTTGACGGCAATTTTCTTGCTCGTTTCGTTCGCCGGCTGCGGGAAAAGCTCGACGCCGCCAGCGGCCGAAACGGCTGCGAAGGACGCGCCGCCGCCAGCCGCCGCCGCAGCGCCGGCCGATGCGACCGTCGCTGCGCCGAGCGGTGTGCAAAATATTGCGGTGAGCACGGCGTCTGCCCCGGCCGAGAAGCCTGATCCGCGCCGTGTTTTCATGGCCCGCGATCGCGA harbors:
- a CDS encoding SEC-C metal-binding domain-containing protein, with protein sequence MTDTQKTEHSAGLELLEQSWDVVAGFFAGLSSGIERGITSLFGSSNARFVRKLQPKVEAIGALEPKYQAMNDEQLRAQTVEFRGRLAAGESFDDILFEAFAVCREAGRRYLGMRHFDVQLIGGMVLHGGAIAEMVTGEGKTLVATLPAYLNALEGKGVHVVTVNDYLARRDMEWMGPLYLGLGLTVGAIQSNMDSAERQKAYACDITYGTNNEFGFDYLRDNMRPAARGDNHYPKPLQQAQGPLHFAIIDEVDNILVDEARTPLIISGPAHDDVTKYAKADRLARQLKKDEHFEVKEKEHTVNLTDEGVRAAEKLAGVESFYTAGNMEWPHLIDNALKAHHLYKLDVNYVVQEGEVIIVDEFTGRLMHGRNWSDGLHQAVEAKEGVKIKEESQTLATITLQNFFKLYDKICGMTGTAMTEAAEFWKIYKLDVIAIPTNKDMRRINHPDVIYRSETEKFTAIADEIEHINKWDMIELADGTQFAGTITKETPDAIDFQSSDRRTKETYPREKIREIQHKGRPVLVGTVSIEKSERLASLLERRGIPHEVLNAKHHKREAEIVSQAGRKGGVTIATNMAGRGTDIVLGGNPETMAWAMLQDKYPTRLDVPPAEWEALVREVEQREQMKDNGQQVKEMGGLHIIGTERHESRRIDLQLRGRCGRQGDPGSSRFYLSLEDDLMRIFAGEWVKNILTRLGMKEGEAIESRMVSRRIEGAQKKVEERNFDIRKNLLEYDEVMDEQRKRVYGYRQKILDGANCKQLILEMIDGQIDHYLKIFLDPHYGQETFATWAGGLFTCEIDSKPLAGLDFTAADRYVRDEAERAAESQIFEAVEEKLPEGEEETEWNWEDLAKFSNLRWKTNFRDRDLKKIGRDEVVPFLIERSREAIAKVDLSEGARFLADGFGVQTACAWVQHKFGIKLDPADMRKVELQAFKDMVHSRGVAAYEEKEIEYPVLAGMAHFMSHESSGQKRLDRDGLAAWARKRFQVELDNDELRDKQRDEVRAMLIDKSRAYQAKFVEVLGELNRRVEQLPAEPVSATALAITDKHAGGPHANGHAANGHAAEDQHPGDPFVAANGALGSVLDWLHTTLERPAPSPAEFARLRREELKNRLAVVVEDRFRPEMRVLERSLVLQILDTAWKDHLLAMDHLRSAVSLRGWAQIDPKVEYKREGMRTFEQMWTSVGERVTDLIFKIEQLDQEFVGSTWKESRAVHEEAPGTQDIARQQQSAIDASETQAKIEPIRNQGPRPGRNEPCPCGSGKKYKNCHMRSDQQGGARRTA
- a CDS encoding 3-deoxy-D-manno-octulosonic acid transferase gives rise to the protein MAYLLDACYLLALLLASPWLLWRSLRTGRYREGFAAKLLGLVPGRTGHEACVWLHAVSVGEVNLLGTLLTELAIERPDWQCVVSTTTQTGYALARRRYPDLTVFYCPLDFSWAVRRALRRIRPTLLVLAELELWPNLIRFASESGAKIAIINGRLSPRSYRGYRRLSWLIRPLVRRLDVIAAQNDEYSSRFLALGAGPETVRTTGSMKFDRAQTDRASPAVVRLQKLAGFAADDTVFLAGSTQEPEELLALDVFSRLREAHPKLRLVLVPRHPERFQGVAAKLVAAGVRWQRRTELDFSGPDPKARVLLVDSVGELSAWWGTARIGFVGGSLSSRGGQNMIEPAAFGVATSFGPNTQNFRDVVAALLSAEAAVQVADGEALFEFVRGSVEDPCHAAALGRRAQSFVAAQRGATRRTLDLLLPLADSPPARKAPSREAA